In Falco biarmicus isolate bFalBia1 chromosome 5, bFalBia1.pri, whole genome shotgun sequence, a single genomic region encodes these proteins:
- the SLC13A1 gene encoding solute carrier family 13 member 1, which yields MKILSYLLAYRRFLLIVLTPLLLLPLPLIIKTKEAECAYTLFIVAIFWLTEALPLAVSALLPAFMFPLFGIMESKQVASAYFKDFHLLLIGVICLATSIEKWNFHKRVALRMVMLVGVNPAWLMLGFMVSCAFLSMWLSNTSAAAMVMPIVEAVAQQIIRAETEADVLEMSCSNGSINLALELDENIAECESSDWKKKEKQVNGYDNDVGSTVCTIEKENEKEKKQNLPPTETGRKSKKDKYSGIFKVMCLCVAYSATIGGLTTITGTSTNLIFAEHFNTRYPACQCINFGSWFILSIPITVIILLLSWVWLQWLFLGFDFKNMFKCGKKKTAREEASAQVIQKEYKKLGPMSYPEAVTLVLFILMTLLWFTREPGFIPGWSSLFPKYKGYATDSTTALVIGLLFFIIPAKTLSRTSNGENTVFGYTPLITWKEFQSCMPWEIAILVGGGFALADGCEVSKLSEWVASKLTPLGSLPLWLVILISCLIVTSVTEVASNPATITIFLPILSPLAEAIHVNPLFILIPATLCTSFAFLLPVANPANAIVFSYGHLTIMDMVKAGLGINIVGVAVVMLAIKTWIVPIFDLFTYPSWAPNISATNNTGL from the exons ATGAAGATTCTTAGCTACCTCCTGGCTTACCGAAGGTTCCTGCTCATTGTTCTCACCCCACTGCTTTTACTTCCACTTCCACTTATCATCAAAACCAAA GAAGCAGAATGTGCATACACATTGTTTATAGTTGCCATCTTTTGGCTCACAGAAGCTTTGCCACTTGCTgtttcagctctgctccctgcctttATGTTCCCATTGTTCGGTATAATGGAATCCAAGCAG gtggcatctgcttattttaaagactttcaTCTGCTGCTTATTGGAGTAATTTGTTTGGCAACATCAATAGAAAAATGGAATTTCCACAAAAGAGTGGCTTTAAGAATGGTGATGCTGGTGGGTGTCAACCCTGCATG GCTTATGCTGGGTTTCATGGTTAGCTGTGCCTTCTTGTCAATGTGGCTCAGCaacacctctgctgctgccatggtGATGCCAATTGTAGAGGCTGTTGCTCAGCAGATCATCAGAGCTGAAACAGAAGCTGATGTGCTGGAGATGTCTTGCTCTAACGGCTCCATCAACCTGGCACTGGAGCTGGACG AAAATATAGCAGAATGTGAAagcagtgactggaaaaagaaagaaaaacaagttaatGG aTATGACAATGATGTGGGTAGTACTGTGTGCacaattgaaaaggaaaatgaaaaagaaaagaaacag AACCTACCGCCTACtgaaacagggagaaaaagcaaaaaggacaAATACAGTGGGATTTTCAAAGTGATGTGCTTATGTGTTGCTTATTCTGCTACCATTGGAGGACTGACCACAATCACAGGAACATCGACTAATCTGATCTTTGCTGAGCACTTCAACAC ACGTTACCCAGCTTGCCAGTGCATCAATTTTGGATCCTGGTTTATCCTTTCCATCCCCATCACAGTTATTattctgctgctctcctgggtCTGGCTCCAGTGGCTTTTCCTTGGGTTTGA ttttaaaaacatgttcaaGTGtggcaagaagaaaacagctagAGAAGAGGCATCAGCACAGGTGATTCAGAAGGAGTACAAGAAGCTTGGACCAATGAG CTACCCAGAAGCTGTTACACTTGTCCTATTCATTCTAATGACCCTGCTGTGGTTCACCAGAGAGCCTGGCTTCATCCCAGGATGGTCTTCACTTTTCCCAAA GTATAAAGGCTATGCTACAGATTCAACAACTGCCTTAGTGATAGGCCTCCTGTTCTTTATTATTCCAGCAAAAACATTGTCTAGGACTTCAAATGGAGAAAACA ctgTTTTTGGTTACACTCCACTGATTACTTGGAAGGAATTTCAGTCATGCATGCCCTGGGAAATAGCTATTCTTGTTGGTGGCGGGTTTGCCCTGGCAGACGGCTGTGAG GTTTCAAAACTTTCTGAGTGGGTAGCAAGTAAATTGACCCCACTAGGATCATTACCCTTGTGGCTCGTTATTCTGATATCATGCCTTATTGTCACTTCAGTAACAGAAGTGGCCAGCAATCCAGCTACCATCACGATATTTTTGCCCATACTATCACCTTTG GCTGAAGCCATTCATGTGAACCCACTTTTCATTTTGATACCTGCTACCCTGTGTACTTCCTTCGCGTTCCTGCTTCCTGTAGCCAACCCAGCCAATGCTATTGTATTTTCATATGGTCACTTAACTATTATGGACATG GTGAAAGCTGGTTTGGGCATTAACATCGTTGGAGTCGCTGTAGTTATGCTTGCCATTAAGACATGGATAGTGCCTATATTCGATCTCTTTACTTACCCAAGTTGGGCACCAAACATTTCTGCTACAAATAACACTGggctgtaa